The following coding sequences are from one Devosia yakushimensis window:
- the deoC gene encoding deoxyribose-phosphate aldolase → MSLRVVDTPAPHTPHKRNPGYPLDLDWVERVRMNRSALERRAGSIGARRTVKKDYQLAWLLKAITLIDLTTLNSDDTDGRVERLCAKARHPLRTDILEKLDIGGLRILPGAVCVYHSFVKTAVNALEGTGIPVAAVSTAFPHGLAPLETKLKEIELSVADGAKEIDIVIERGMVLRGDWQALYDQVKAFRKACGDAHIKTILGTGELATQTNIAKASLVCMMAGADFIKTSTGKEKVNANLVTSLTMIRMIRWFAEETGIEIGYKPAGGIATAGDALKYMALMKEELGTRYLQPHLFRFGASSLLTDIERQLEHGLTGHYAADYRQPMV, encoded by the coding sequence ATGAGCCTACGCGTCGTCGATACCCCGGCGCCTCATACGCCGCATAAGCGCAATCCCGGCTACCCACTTGATCTCGATTGGGTTGAGCGCGTCCGCATGAACCGCTCGGCCCTTGAACGCCGCGCCGGCTCCATTGGCGCGCGCCGCACCGTCAAAAAGGATTATCAGCTGGCCTGGCTGCTCAAGGCCATCACGCTGATCGATCTGACCACGCTCAATTCCGACGACACCGACGGCCGCGTCGAGCGCCTCTGCGCCAAGGCACGCCACCCTCTGCGCACCGACATTCTCGAAAAACTCGATATCGGCGGCCTGCGCATCCTGCCCGGCGCGGTCTGCGTCTATCATAGCTTCGTCAAAACCGCGGTGAACGCGCTCGAAGGCACCGGCATCCCCGTCGCCGCCGTTTCCACCGCTTTCCCGCATGGCCTTGCCCCGCTCGAGACCAAGCTCAAGGAGATCGAGCTATCGGTCGCTGACGGCGCCAAGGAAATCGACATCGTCATCGAACGCGGCATGGTCCTGCGGGGCGATTGGCAGGCGCTTTACGATCAGGTCAAAGCCTTCCGCAAGGCCTGCGGCGACGCCCATATCAAAACCATTCTGGGCACCGGCGAACTCGCCACCCAAACCAATATCGCCAAAGCCTCGCTGGTCTGCATGATGGCCGGCGCCGATTTCATCAAGACCTCGACCGGCAAGGAAAAGGTCAACGCAAATCTCGTCACCAGCCTGACCATGATCCGCATGATCCGCTGGTTCGCCGAAGAAACCGGCATCGAAATCGGCTACAAACCCGCCGGCGGTATCGCCACTGCGGGCGACGCGCTGAAATACATGGCGCTGATGAAGGAAGAGCTCGGAACGCGTTACCTTCAACCCCATTTATTCCGCTTCGGCGCTAGCAGTCTGTTAACCGATATAGAGCGCCAGCTGGAACACGGGCTAACCGGACACTACGCAGCGGACTACCGCCAGCCGATGGTTTAG
- a CDS encoding phosphopentomutase translates to MPRAILCILDSVGIGGAPDAAAYGDTGSNTFGHIAEHAAAGKADRAGLRSGPLNVPNLDALGIGAAIKLSTGTLPPNLSATPKGGRFGVGREVSKGKDTPSGHWEIAGVPVPFEWGYFPQTVPTFPDDLIADLIEKAELPGVLGNRHASGTEIIAELGEESIRTGKPIVYTSIDSVFQIAAHETHFGLDRLYRVCEIAFWMTSPLKIGRVIARPFIGEDAASFKRTGNRRDFAIAPPEPTLLDRNKAAGHQVFAIGKISDIYAGHGVTHKIKGTGLPQLFDKTLEALEMAADRAFVMTNFVDFDSEYGHRRDVPGYAAALEYFDARLPELIAKLKHDDLLILTADHGNDPTWQGTDHTREQIPILLFSPSVSQGEIGIRSTFADIGETIAHWLGLAPGRHGKSFL, encoded by the coding sequence ATGCCCCGCGCCATTCTGTGCATTCTCGATAGCGTCGGCATTGGCGGCGCACCTGACGCTGCCGCCTATGGCGATACCGGCTCCAATACGTTCGGCCACATCGCCGAACACGCCGCCGCCGGCAAAGCCGACCGCGCTGGCCTGCGCAGCGGCCCGCTCAACGTGCCTAACCTTGATGCGCTTGGCATCGGCGCCGCGATAAAGCTCTCGACCGGCACCCTGCCGCCCAACCTGTCCGCCACGCCCAAAGGCGGCCGTTTCGGCGTCGGCCGCGAAGTCAGCAAAGGCAAGGACACCCCCTCCGGCCATTGGGAAATCGCGGGCGTCCCGGTCCCCTTCGAATGGGGCTATTTTCCCCAGACTGTCCCAACCTTTCCCGATGATCTGATCGCCGACCTGATCGAAAAGGCCGAATTGCCGGGCGTCTTGGGCAATCGTCATGCCTCCGGCACGGAGATCATTGCCGAGCTGGGCGAAGAAAGCATCCGCACCGGCAAGCCCATCGTCTATACCTCGATCGACAGCGTCTTCCAGATCGCGGCGCACGAAACCCATTTCGGCCTCGATCGCTTGTACCGCGTCTGCGAAATCGCCTTCTGGATGACCTCGCCGCTCAAGATCGGCCGCGTCATCGCGCGCCCCTTCATTGGCGAGGATGCAGCCAGCTTCAAGCGCACCGGCAATCGCCGCGATTTCGCCATTGCCCCGCCCGAGCCCACCTTGCTTGACCGCAATAAGGCGGCCGGCCATCAGGTCTTCGCCATCGGCAAGATTTCCGACATCTATGCCGGTCACGGCGTCACCCACAAAATCAAGGGCACCGGCCTGCCGCAGCTCTTCGACAAGACCCTTGAAGCCCTCGAAATGGCGGCCGACCGAGCCTTCGTCATGACCAATTTCGTCGACTTCGACAGCGAATATGGCCATCGCCGCGACGTACCCGGCTATGCCGCGGCCCTCGAATATTTCGATGCCCGCCTGCCCGAATTGATCGCCAAACTCAAGCACGATGATCTCTTGATCCTCACCGCCGACCACGGCAATGATCCGACCTGGCAGGGCACCGACCACACCCGCGAGCAGATCCCGATTCTGCTCTTTTCCCCAAGCGTGTCGCAGGGCGAGATTGGCATTCGCTCTACCTTCGCAGATATTGGCGAAACCATTGCCCACTGGCTCGGTCTGGCGCCCGGGCGGCATGGCAAGAGCTTTCTTTAA
- a CDS encoding ABC transporter permease, producing MMSARRPIPRWADVALLPAINLLLALIVSGLVVLFVGENPFHAIQVIIYGAFGYGEGVGYTLYYATNFIFTGLAVAVAAHAGLFNIGGDGQAYVAGLGAVVVALALDQTHWLLAMPLAVIAAGAVGGFWAFVPGWLQAKRGSHVVITTIMFNFIAAALMVYMVNRVLKPASTMAPESATIAVGGRVPQLREFMGFFGYSPVNLSIVIAIAALIGVYILVWHTKFGYAMRVLGQNPTASRYAGISNSRMIMITMTISGALAGMVAINEVMGVQNRLVLDFVAGAGFVGIAVALMGRNHPIGIALAAVLFGALYQGGQELQFVIPGITREMIVVIQALVILFTGAMEGLFRPSLERAFMLFSPEQKAAAVAASTTKTES from the coding sequence ATCATGAGCGCCCGCAGACCCATTCCCCGCTGGGCCGACGTCGCCCTCTTGCCCGCCATCAATCTGCTGCTGGCGCTGATCGTCTCCGGCCTGGTCGTGCTGTTTGTCGGCGAAAACCCGTTCCACGCCATCCAGGTCATCATTTACGGCGCCTTTGGCTATGGTGAAGGCGTCGGCTACACACTCTATTACGCCACCAATTTCATCTTTACCGGGCTGGCCGTGGCGGTCGCCGCCCATGCGGGCCTGTTCAATATTGGTGGCGATGGCCAGGCCTATGTCGCCGGCCTCGGCGCCGTGGTCGTGGCCTTGGCGCTTGACCAGACCCATTGGCTGCTGGCCATGCCTCTGGCGGTGATCGCGGCTGGTGCCGTGGGTGGTTTCTGGGCTTTCGTGCCCGGTTGGCTGCAAGCCAAGCGCGGCAGCCACGTGGTCATCACCACCATCATGTTCAATTTCATCGCCGCTGCGCTCATGGTCTACATGGTCAATCGCGTGCTCAAGCCCGCCAGCACCATGGCCCCGGAATCGGCCACCATCGCCGTTGGCGGCCGCGTGCCGCAGCTGCGCGAGTTCATGGGCTTTTTTGGTTATTCGCCGGTCAATCTTTCCATAGTCATCGCCATTGCCGCGTTGATCGGGGTCTATATCCTCGTCTGGCACACCAAGTTTGGCTATGCCATGCGCGTCCTGGGGCAAAACCCGACGGCCTCGCGCTATGCCGGCATTTCCAATTCCCGCATGATCATGATCACCATGACCATATCAGGCGCGCTGGCCGGCATGGTGGCCATCAATGAAGTCATGGGCGTACAGAACCGGCTGGTGCTCGATTTCGTCGCCGGCGCCGGTTTTGTCGGTATCGCCGTGGCGCTGATGGGCCGCAATCATCCCATCGGCATTGCGCTGGCCGCCGTGCTGTTCGGCGCGCTCTATCAGGGCGGGCAGGAGCTGCAATTCGTCATTCCCGGCATTACCCGCGAAATGATCGTGGTGATCCAGGCTCTGGTGATCCTGTTCACCGGCGCCATGGAAGGCCTGTTCCGCCCCTCGCTCGAACGCGCTTTCATGTTGTTCTCGCCTGAACAAAAGGCCGCCGCCGTCGCCGCCTCAACCACCAAGACGGAGAGCTGA
- the deoA gene encoding thymidine phosphorylase — protein MVFLPQEVIAKKRDGQALSADEIAAFIHGFTHGSVSHAQAAALAMAVYFNDMTMPERVALTLAMRDSGTVLDWSDLDGPVADKHSTGGVGDNVSLMLAPILAAIGIYVPMISGRGLGHTGGTLDKFDAIPGYTTSPDNALFRQVVKDAGCAIIGQTADLAPADKALYAIRDVTGTVESISLITASILSKKLAAGLGALILDVKTGSGAFMPTLKKSRDLGQSLVTVANGAGLKTSALITDMNEPLASAAGNGLEVRNAVDFLTGKHQDARLREVTLALCAELAAMTGIAETVSAARKLVDDALDSGRAAERFARMVTALGGPADFVEHMDTHLAPAPIIRDVFAAGQGTIAAIDTKGVGMAVVALGGGRTMPSDSIDHTVGFDRLLGLGAHADAQTPIACIHAHDEASAADATDRLKSAYRLGDAAPRHDLIAARLAPTE, from the coding sequence ATGGTCTTCCTCCCCCAAGAAGTCATCGCCAAAAAGCGCGACGGCCAGGCCCTCTCCGCCGACGAAATCGCCGCCTTCATCCATGGCTTCACCCATGGCAGCGTCTCCCACGCCCAAGCCGCCGCCCTCGCCATGGCCGTCTATTTCAACGACATGACCATGCCCGAACGCGTCGCGCTGACCCTGGCCATGCGCGATAGCGGCACCGTGCTCGATTGGTCCGATCTCGATGGCCCCGTGGCCGACAAACACTCCACCGGCGGCGTCGGCGACAATGTCAGCCTCATGCTCGCGCCGATCCTTGCCGCCATCGGCATTTACGTTCCCATGATCTCGGGCCGAGGCCTGGGCCATACCGGCGGCACGCTCGACAAATTCGACGCCATTCCCGGCTACACCACCAGCCCCGACAACGCCCTGTTCCGCCAGGTCGTGAAGGACGCCGGCTGCGCCATTATCGGCCAAACCGCCGACCTCGCCCCCGCCGACAAGGCCCTCTACGCCATCCGCGACGTCACGGGGACGGTGGAATCCATTTCTCTCATCACCGCCTCCATCCTTTCCAAAAAGCTGGCTGCTGGCCTGGGCGCACTGATCCTCGACGTCAAAACCGGCTCCGGCGCCTTCATGCCCACGCTGAAAAAATCCCGCGATCTGGGCCAAAGCTTGGTCACTGTCGCCAATGGCGCGGGCCTCAAAACGTCAGCACTGATCACCGACATGAACGAGCCGCTCGCTTCTGCCGCCGGCAATGGTCTGGAAGTCCGCAACGCCGTCGACTTTCTCACTGGCAAGCACCAGGACGCCCGCCTGCGCGAAGTCACCCTCGCCCTTTGCGCCGAACTCGCGGCCATGACCGGTATTGCCGAAACCGTCTCCGCCGCCCGCAAGCTGGTGGATGATGCGCTCGACAGCGGCCGCGCCGCCGAGCGCTTCGCCCGCATGGTCACCGCCCTTGGCGGTCCCGCCGATTTCGTTGAGCACATGGACACCCATCTCGCCCCCGCCCCCATCATCCGCGACGTCTTCGCGGCAGGGCAGGGCACTATCGCCGCCATTGACACCAAGGGCGTTGGCATGGCCGTCGTCGCCCTTGGCGGCGGCCGCACCATGCCCAGCGACAGCATCGATCACACTGTCGGCTTCGACCGCCTCCTGGGCCTCGGCGCCCATGCCGACGCACAGACCCCTATCGCCTGCATCCATGCCCACGACGAAGCCTCGGCGGCCGATGCCACCGACCGCCTCAAATCCGCCTATCGCCTCGGCGACGCCGCCCCGCGCCACGATCTCATTGCCGCGCGTCTCGCACCAACGGAGTAA
- a CDS encoding aldehyde dehydrogenase family protein: MNKIAQIFQTLDYGPAPEMPDQANAWLDSHGRKFGHFIDGKWTKPGKTFASDNPANGEKLADITEGTAEDINAAVKAARAAFKPWSALSGYERGKYLYAIARAIQKHSRLFAVLETMDNGKPIRESRDVDIPLVARHFYHHAGWAQHLSREFPDAVPYGVCGQIIPWNFPLLMLAWKIAPALAAGNTVILKPAEFTSLTALLFAEICDRAGLPKGVVNIVTGQGETGQAIVAHEGIDKIAFTGSTEVGKAIRAVTAGTGKGLSLELGGKSPYIVFEDADIDSAIEGLVDAIWFNQGQVCCAGSRLLVQESIEERFIAKLKTRMASLRVGDPLDKSIDIGALVAPVQVERIRDLMKRGVAEGALVYEADGPVPAKGCFLKPALVTNVSPANTLVAEEIFGPVLVAMSFRTPEEAVALANNTKYGLAATIWSENINLALDIAPKIKAGVVWINGTNNFDAAVGFGGYKESGFGREGGREGMSAYLKPAWIAEVTSATQVPGMTGHKKPIMPVQALLGDHSIDRTAKLYIGGKQARPDSGYSRPVYNTMSGELVGEVGEGNRKDIRNAVEAARAASPAWSGLSAHARAQLLYYLAENLEYRKNDAFTSLMLQTGRGGELEMARSLERLFAFAGWADKYDGAVHNPPARAIAAAMVEPIGVIGIVAPDYLPLLGSIALLAPAIAMGNTVVLVPSQVSPLSMTDFYQVIETSDIPAGVINIVTGDSNTLAKTLAEHDGVDAMWFFGSHEASTMVEKASAGNVKQTWTSRGLNYDLSDPRFEGDYFLAKATQVKNVWIPYGA; this comes from the coding sequence ATGAACAAGATCGCCCAGATTTTTCAGACACTTGACTATGGCCCGGCCCCCGAAATGCCCGACCAGGCCAACGCCTGGCTCGATAGCCACGGCCGAAAGTTCGGCCATTTCATCGATGGCAAATGGACCAAGCCCGGCAAGACCTTCGCGTCAGACAATCCCGCCAATGGCGAAAAGCTGGCCGACATCACCGAGGGCACAGCCGAAGACATCAACGCCGCCGTCAAAGCCGCCCGCGCCGCCTTCAAGCCCTGGAGCGCTCTCTCCGGCTACGAGCGCGGCAAATATCTCTACGCCATCGCCCGTGCCATCCAGAAGCATTCCCGCCTCTTTGCGGTGCTCGAAACCATGGACAATGGCAAGCCGATCCGCGAAAGCCGCGATGTCGATATCCCATTGGTAGCGCGTCATTTTTATCACCACGCCGGCTGGGCTCAGCACCTCAGTCGCGAATTCCCCGATGCCGTCCCCTATGGCGTCTGCGGTCAGATCATCCCGTGGAATTTTCCGCTGCTCATGCTCGCCTGGAAAATCGCCCCCGCACTCGCCGCCGGCAATACGGTCATCCTCAAACCCGCCGAATTCACCTCGCTGACGGCACTGCTCTTCGCCGAAATCTGCGACCGCGCCGGTCTGCCCAAGGGCGTGGTCAATATTGTGACGGGCCAGGGCGAAACCGGCCAGGCCATCGTCGCCCATGAAGGCATCGACAAGATCGCCTTCACCGGCTCGACCGAAGTCGGCAAAGCCATCCGCGCGGTCACAGCCGGCACCGGCAAGGGCCTCAGCCTCGAACTGGGTGGCAAGTCGCCTTATATCGTCTTTGAAGACGCCGATATCGACAGCGCCATCGAGGGCCTGGTCGACGCCATTTGGTTCAATCAGGGCCAGGTCTGCTGTGCCGGCTCGCGCCTCCTAGTGCAGGAAAGCATTGAGGAGCGTTTCATCGCCAAGCTCAAAACCCGTATGGCCAGCCTGCGGGTCGGCGATCCGCTCGACAAATCCATCGATATCGGCGCCCTGGTCGCCCCGGTGCAGGTCGAACGCATCCGCGATCTGATGAAGCGCGGCGTGGCCGAAGGCGCATTGGTTTACGAGGCCGACGGTCCCGTGCCCGCCAAGGGCTGCTTCCTCAAGCCGGCTCTGGTCACCAATGTTTCCCCCGCCAATACGCTGGTGGCAGAAGAAATCTTCGGGCCGGTGCTGGTCGCCATGAGCTTCCGCACCCCCGAGGAAGCGGTGGCCCTCGCCAACAACACCAAATACGGCCTCGCCGCCACCATCTGGAGCGAGAACATCAATCTCGCCCTCGATATCGCCCCCAAGATCAAGGCTGGCGTGGTCTGGATCAACGGCACCAATAATTTCGACGCCGCAGTCGGCTTCGGCGGCTACAAGGAATCCGGCTTCGGCCGCGAAGGTGGCCGCGAAGGCATGAGTGCCTATTTGAAGCCCGCTTGGATCGCTGAGGTGACTTCAGCCACTCAAGTACCCGGTATGACTGGCCATAAGAAGCCGATAATGCCCGTTCAGGCCCTCCTCGGTGACCACTCCATTGATCGTACTGCAAAGCTTTATATCGGCGGCAAGCAGGCAAGACCGGATAGCGGCTATTCCCGACCGGTCTACAATACGATGTCAGGCGAGCTTGTTGGCGAAGTGGGTGAGGGCAACCGCAAGGATATTCGTAACGCTGTTGAAGCGGCACGCGCGGCAAGCCCCGCATGGAGTGGTCTATCTGCGCATGCTCGTGCCCAGTTGCTCTACTACCTCGCTGAAAATCTCGAATACCGCAAAAACGATGCTTTCACCTCGCTGATGTTGCAGACCGGTCGTGGCGGCGAACTTGAAATGGCGCGATCACTTGAACGACTGTTTGCCTTCGCAGGCTGGGCCGATAAGTATGATGGCGCTGTGCACAATCCGCCCGCAAGGGCGATAGCCGCTGCGATGGTTGAGCCTATCGGTGTTATCGGCATTGTGGCGCCAGATTATCTGCCGCTACTTGGCTCGATTGCCCTTCTGGCCCCAGCCATTGCCATGGGTAACACGGTGGTTCTTGTGCCATCGCAGGTCAGCCCCTTGAGCATGACCGATTTCTATCAGGTCATTGAGACGTCGGACATTCCCGCAGGTGTCATCAATATTGTCACCGGTGACAGCAATACGCTCGCCAAAACCTTGGCCGAACATGACGGCGTTGATGCCATGTGGTTCTTCGGGTCGCATGAGGCCTCCACGATGGTTGAAAAGGCGTCAGCAGGCAATGTGAAGCAAACCTGGACCAGCCGAGGTCTCAACTACGACCTCTCCGATCCACGCTTCGAGGGCGACTATTTCCTCGCCAAGGCGACGCAGGTCAAGAATGTGTGGATTCCATACGGAGCGTGA
- a CDS encoding purine-nucleoside phosphorylase produces the protein MTKASKTIKKIAGDEPIAAAIVLGSGLSAIGDLLADKVTIPYSELKGFPGGGVSGHGRDLLIGTMGGKRVAILTGRQHYYEHGNAAAMRPALEAMAEIGAKTLLLTNSAGSLDERFRPGDLMLLSDHINYAGMNPLIGEPTDRRFVNMVDCYAPDLRAKAFGLAERLDIKLGEGIYLWYSGPSFETVAEIQMAIRLGANAVGMSTAPEVILGRFLGMKVWACSSITNMGAGLSTENISHEHTKTMAVQGAEKLKKLIPALVEEL, from the coding sequence ATGACCAAAGCCTCCAAGACCATCAAGAAAATCGCCGGTGACGAGCCCATCGCTGCCGCCATCGTACTCGGCTCGGGTCTCTCCGCCATTGGCGACCTGCTCGCCGACAAGGTCACCATTCCCTATTCCGAGCTCAAAGGCTTCCCTGGCGGCGGTGTCTCCGGCCATGGCCGCGACCTGCTGATCGGCACCATGGGCGGCAAGCGCGTCGCCATCCTCACCGGCCGCCAGCATTATTACGAACACGGCAATGCCGCCGCCATGCGCCCCGCGCTCGAAGCCATGGCCGAAATCGGCGCCAAAACCTTGCTGCTGACCAATTCGGCCGGTTCCCTCGACGAGCGCTTCCGCCCAGGCGATCTGATGCTGCTGTCTGACCACATCAATTATGCCGGCATGAACCCGCTGATCGGCGAACCCACCGACCGCCGTTTCGTCAATATGGTCGATTGCTACGCCCCCGACCTGCGCGCCAAGGCTTTTGGCCTGGCCGAGCGGCTCGATATCAAGCTCGGCGAAGGCATCTATCTCTGGTATTCTGGTCCCAGCTTCGAAACCGTGGCCGAAATCCAGATGGCCATTCGCCTGGGCGCCAATGCCGTTGGCATGTCCACGGCACCAGAAGTCATTCTCGGGCGCTTCCTGGGGATGAAAGTGTGGGCCTGCTCGTCCATCACCAATATGGGCGCGGGTCTCTCGACCGAAAACATCAGCCATGAGCATACCAAGACCATGGCGGTACAAGGCGCTGAGAAGCTGAAAAAGCTCATACCCGCGCTGGTGGAGGAACTATGA
- a CDS encoding ABC transporter permease, which translates to MDLAAILSILDATIRLSTPLLLACLAGLYSERAGLFDIGLEGKMLAAAFAAGAVAAITGSAWIGLAAGMAVSLSTALLQGVAAITLKGNQLIAGVAINMLAAGMTTFLGQTWFSQGGRTPPLGEGGRFVPITLPFANELAGIPIIGPIYYELISGHYILVYIAFLMVAVTAYVLYRTRFGLRLRAVGESPKAVDTAGISVVKLRYQAVIITGLLCGIAGAYFSIAQGSGFGNNMTAGKGYIALAALIFAKWKPVPAMFTCLLFGFLDALQIRLQGARLGGVEIPVQAIQALPYVLTVILLAGFIGKAVGPKAGGVAYTKER; encoded by the coding sequence ATGGATCTTGCTGCCATCCTCTCCATTCTCGACGCCACCATCCGCCTCTCTACACCTCTGCTTTTGGCGTGTCTGGCCGGGCTTTATTCCGAGCGCGCGGGCCTGTTCGATATCGGTCTCGAAGGCAAGATGCTGGCCGCCGCCTTTGCTGCTGGCGCCGTTGCCGCCATTACCGGCTCCGCCTGGATCGGGCTTGCCGCCGGCATGGCCGTCTCGCTCTCGACCGCGCTGCTGCAGGGTGTTGCGGCCATCACCCTCAAGGGTAACCAGCTCATTGCCGGCGTCGCCATCAACATGCTGGCCGCCGGCATGACCACCTTTCTGGGCCAGACCTGGTTCTCTCAGGGCGGCCGCACCCCGCCTTTGGGCGAAGGCGGGCGCTTCGTGCCCATCACCCTGCCTTTCGCCAATGAACTGGCCGGCATTCCCATCATCGGCCCGATCTATTACGAGCTGATTTCAGGCCATTATATCCTGGTCTATATCGCCTTCCTCATGGTGGCCGTCACTGCCTATGTGCTCTATCGCACCCGCTTCGGCCTGCGCCTCCGCGCGGTGGGCGAAAGCCCCAAGGCCGTCGATACGGCGGGCATTTCGGTGGTGAAGCTCCGCTATCAGGCGGTGATCATCACCGGCCTGCTCTGCGGCATTGCCGGCGCCTATTTCTCCATCGCCCAGGGTTCCGGCTTCGGCAATAACATGACAGCGGGCAAGGGCTATATCGCGCTCGCCGCGCTGATCTTTGCCAAGTGGAAGCCGGTGCCCGCCATGTTCACCTGCCTGCTCTTCGGGTTCCTGGATGCCCTGCAGATTCGCCTGCAAGGCGCGCGACTGGGCGGGGTGGAAATCCCGGTCCAGGCCATCCAGGCTTTGCCCTATGTGCTGACCGTGATCCTCTTGGCCGGTTTCATCGGCAAGGCCGTGGGGCCCAAGGCCGGCGGCGTCGCCTATACCAAGGAGCGCTGA
- the upp gene encoding uracil phosphoribosyltransferase, translated as MSSVTVLDHPLIQHKLTIMRNKETSIAGFRRLLREIAHLMCYEVTRDLELEMIPIETPMAEMQSPAIKGKKLVFASILRAGNGLLDGMLDLVPAARVAHIGIYRDHETLEPVEYYFKAPSNLEDRLIIVVDPMLATANSATAAIDKLKERGANNIRFLCLLAAPEGIKHFGETHPDVPVFTAAIDSHLNEKGYIIPGLGDAGDRMYGTK; from the coding sequence ATGAGCAGCGTGACCGTCCTTGATCACCCCCTCATCCAGCACAAGCTGACCATCATGCGGAACAAGGAGACCTCCATAGCGGGGTTCCGCCGCCTGTTGCGCGAAATCGCCCATCTGATGTGCTACGAGGTCACGCGCGATCTCGAGCTGGAGATGATCCCCATCGAGACCCCGATGGCCGAAATGCAGTCGCCTGCCATCAAGGGCAAGAAACTGGTTTTCGCCTCCATCCTGCGCGCCGGCAATGGCCTGCTCGATGGTATGCTCGATCTGGTCCCGGCCGCCCGCGTCGCCCATATCGGCATCTATCGTGATCACGAAACGCTCGAGCCGGTCGAATATTACTTCAAGGCGCCATCCAATCTCGAAGACCGCCTGATCATCGTGGTCGATCCAATGCTGGCCACGGCCAATTCGGCCACCGCCGCCATCGATAAGCTCAAGGAACGCGGCGCCAACAATATCCGCTTCCTCTGCCTGCTCGCCGCCCCCGAAGGCATCAAGCATTTCGGCGAAACCCACCCCGACGTGCCGGTTTTCACCGCCGCCATCGATAGCCATCTCAACGAGAAGGGTTACATCATCCCGGGGCTGGGTGACGCCGGTGATCGGATGTACGGCACGAAATGA
- a CDS encoding cytidine deaminase — protein MPLLPADRTLFDAAEAVRAKAYAPYSNFHVGAAILADDGKIYAGCNVENAAYPVGNCAEPSAIAAMIAGGGKRIKRIYVTGPGTAPVTPCGGCRQRIREFADLDVEVISHGVEGTPLVMTLGELLPHSFGPEFLGK, from the coding sequence ATGCCCTTACTGCCGGCCGACCGCACCCTGTTCGACGCTGCCGAAGCCGTTCGCGCCAAGGCCTATGCACCCTATTCGAACTTCCATGTCGGCGCCGCCATCCTTGCCGATGACGGCAAGATCTATGCCGGCTGCAATGTCGAAAACGCCGCCTACCCGGTGGGCAATTGCGCCGAACCCAGCGCCATCGCCGCCATGATCGCTGGCGGCGGCAAACGCATCAAGCGCATCTATGTCACCGGCCCCGGTACTGCCCCCGTCACGCCCTGCGGCGGCTGCCGCCAACGCATCCGCGAATTCGCCGATCTCGATGTCGAAGTCATCTCGCACGGCGTCGAAGGCACCCCGCTGGTCATGACGCTAGGCGAACTGCTGCCGCACAGTTTTGGCCCCGAGTTTCTGGGCAAGTGA